The bacterium genomic interval AATCAATTTATAAACTGGTTTGCGATGAAATAGAGAAATTATCTTGAAATTAAATTTGAAATTAGTTATAATTAATTATAATTCCCTGCTTTGTTCGAAAAGAATGATTTATTTTGATTCAACACCAATCTAAAAAGGAATCCGTGCTTTGGATAAGGATTACGGGTCCCGGCATTAACGGGAATGTAAGAATTATTCAAGAGGATACCTACCTGTTATTTACCAGGGTCTTAAAATTATCATTCTTTTACGGCAAAAGCGGGGATTTTTATTTAGATGGACTTTAGACTAAAAAAGATATTAAAATCTTTGGTCTATGTCTATAGTCTCTACTTTAAATTTAATTTGTTTGTGGTTTGGTATTTTTTATTATGAAGTTGAATATTAAGCTATTGCCGAAGATTGGTCGATAATAATTATGAAACAGCTAAATGTGGGGGATGATAAAAAGAAGATAGTTTGCCGGAACCGCAAGGCAAAATATAACTATTTTCTGCTGGAGGCGGTTGAGGCCGGCATAGTTTTAAAAGGGACAGAGGTAAAATCTTTAAGGCAGGGCAAAGGGTCTCTGGAAGACGGTTTTGCAAGGCTTGAAAAAGATGAGGTTTATTTATATAATTGCCATATAAGCCCGTACGAATATGGCAACCGTTACAATGAAGATCCCAAAAGGGTCCGTAAGCTTCTTCTTCACAGGGCTGAAATAGAACGTTTGAGGGGGAAAACAGAACAAAGAGGATTAACCCTTATTCCTGTTATGCTTTATTTCAAGAACGGGAAAATTAAGGTTGAGCTGGCTTTAGCCAGGGGGAAGAAGAATTTTGACAAGCGGGATGATATTAAAAAACGGGAAGCGGACAGGGAAATGGAACGGGCCAGACATATAAGGTTTAAATAGCATGAAATACAGGATTTTTGTTTTTTTCTTTTTCCTCAGCAGTTTGGTTTTTGCGCAGGGAAACCAATATCAAGTAATTTTCCGGGACAACGGGAGACACGAAGAAATTGCTTCCCAAAAGATTAACGGGAGAGAATATTTCCCGCTTGATAATTTGCAAAAAATATTTTCTCTCGGCAAAAATCTGCAACTGGCGTCGAAAAAAATAGAGTTGACTTATAAAGATAAAAAGGTCTCTTTTTTTATCGGAAGCAAAGAAGTAAGAATCGGAAGCCATATAAAACAGTTGTCTTTGCCTGCCAGGGAAGAGAAAAAAAAATATTTTTTGCCGGTTGAGGTAATAACCAAGGTTTTGCCGGAATTGCTGGCAAAGGAAATTAGTTATAAAAAAGACGACAAGGCTTTTATAGTTTTCGATAAAAAGGATGAACCTGAATCAAAATCAAAGGATGTTTTTACCGCTGTTAGACCAAAAACGGATGCTGCCGGTAAAAATGGGAATAAAACAAAATCTTTTGTTCTGCCTTCAAATAAACCAGCGATTTATACAGTGGTTTTGGACCCGGGGCACGGCGGTATTGACCCCGGGGCTATCGGTCCCACGGGATTAAAAGAAAAAAATGTTGTTTTGGATATCGCATTAAAAATAAAAAAATTGTTAACAAAGAATTTAGGGGTCCATGTAATTTTAACAAGAGATAAGGATGAGTTTATTCCATTGCGGAAAAGAGCGGCTATTGCCAACAATGCAAAAGCCGACCTTTTTATAAGCCTGCATACTAACGCGTCCCGGCGTTCATACGCCAACGGCATAGAAGTATATTTTTTGTCCGCCGCAATGGATGATGAATCGCGCGCCGTTGCCGCATTTGAAAATGAAGCCGTAAAATATGAAAGAAAGAATAAAAAGGCGTCTGATGTTGAATTTGTGCTTTGGGATATTGTCCAGACAGAGCATATCCAGACAAGCCGCATATTGGCGGGCATTCTCGGCGAGCAGATGAAAAAAAATTTGTCATTGAGAAACCGCGGCGTAAAGTCCGCTCCGTTTCTTGTCCTGGAGGGGGCTAATTCTCCGTCGATCCTCGTAGAAATGGGTTTTATAACGAATAAACAGGAAGAAAATAACCTGAAGAAAGAAAGTATCCGCGCGGGTTATGCCCAGCAGATATTTAACGGTATTCTTGCTTTTAAGACCAAATATGAAGGTGTTGGAGGTAAAAAGTAAATGCCAAAAAAGGGCGGCGGGTCAAAAATTGTTTTTTTTGGAATTATTATCATTTTGCTGGCAGGCGCCGGGTTTTATTATATTAAATATTTTTCAAAAAGACCTAAAAAAGCTGTCCGGCCGATTTATTCAGAGACTGCTCCAAAGATAAAAGATTCAGATGAAAAGATGAAAATCAGCCTTTATTTTTCTTCTCCCGATGATGAACATCTGATTGTTGAATCCCGTGAGATTTACAGGACTGTTTCAAAAATTGACCAGATTAAACAGGCGGTTATAGCCCTGGTAGAAGGCCCGGATAAAGACCTGGACCCGGTTATTCCTGAAGGGACAGTGCTGAAAGAAGTATTTCTTGATAAAAACGGTACAGCCTATGTGGATTTCAGCGCGGAGTTTGTAAAAAACCATCCCGGCGGGAGTTCAGGCGAGATTATGACTGTTTACGGAATAGTAAACACATTGTGCGCCAATTTCCCTGAAGTTAAAAGCGTCCAGATACTTGTCGAGGGAAAAGAAATAGAAACTATTTCCGGGCACCTGGATACACGGTATCCGTTCTCAATGAAAAATATTTAATATTATGATACAACCAATCGGCATTCTGGATTCGGGAGCAGGCGGGTTGACGATTGCAAAAGAGATTGTTAACCTCCTGCCTTTTGAAGATATAATTTATTTCGGAGATAATCTTTATTGTCCGTACGGTGATAAGACTATCGAAGAAATACGGAATTTATCCGCCAGGCTGGTAAAATATTTTATTGGACAAAACTGCAAACTGGTTGTGGTTGCCTGTAACACGGCCACGGTGGCCGGGATTGATTATCTTCGTTCTAAATTCGATATTCCCCTGGTGGGTGTTGTTCCTGTTGTTAAAACCGCCGCTAATCTTACTAAAACCAATACTTTTGGCGTGATTGCCACGAAGTTTACCATTGAGAGCAATTATCAGAAGGAATTAATCCGGAAGTTCGCGCCGGATAAAAGGGTAATAAACCAGCCCTGTCCCGGAATTGTGGAGTTAATAGAAAAGAATAATATAAAAAAAAATGAAATTGAAATAGAAGGCTTGTTGAGGAAATATTTAACTCCGCTTCTTAAAGAAAAAATAGATGTCCTGGCCCTAGGTTGCACGCATTACGCGCTTGTCCGCAATTTAATTCAAAAAATAACCGGGCCGGGTATTCATATCCTCGATTCAGGAGAAGCTGTTGCCTGCCAGGTGAAAAGAGTTTTAACAAATAATAACCAGTTAAACGGATTAAGGGAACCGGCATACAAATTTTACTGCAGCTCTTCTTCTGAAAATTTTGGTAAAATGGTAAAAACAATTTTTAAAAGTGATAAAATAGTGATTGAAAAAATCAATCCGTAAATAGAAAGGCAGATTTTGACATGAGTAAAATTTTACGTCCGGACGGCAGAAAATACAATGAAATAAGAAAGGTAAAGGTGACCCGTAATTTTATTAAATTCGCGGAGGGGTCGGTACTTTTTGAAATGGGAGAGACAAAAGTAGTTTGTACCGCTTCAATTGAAAATAAAGTCCCGCCTTTTTTAAGGGATTCAGGCCAGGGATGGATTTCAGCGGAATATAATATGATTCCGCGTTCCTCGGAAATAAGAATTCCAAGAGAGGGGTTGTCCATAAAACCCAGGGGGCGGACACAGGAGATCCAGCGGATTATAGGAAGGAGCCTGCGGAGCGTGGTCAATCTTGAGAACCTGGGGGAGCGGACAATATGGCTGGATTGTGATGTTATACAGGCCGACGGAGGGACGCGGGTGGCTTCGATTACCGGATCGTTTATCGCGCTGTATGACGCTATCAGGCATGTTAAAAAGGAAGGAAAGATGAAAGACAGAATATTAAGGGATTTTATCGCGGGCGTCAGTGTAGGGAAAGAAAAAGACCAGAAACTGCTGGATCTTTGTTTTAAAGAAGATTCGGCGGTTGACCTGGATTTAAATGTTGTAATGACCGCGGGAGGCCGGTATGTGGAAATTCAGGGGACAGGGGAAAAGAGGCCGTTTGAAAAACAAGAGCTGGAAGAACTACTGGAATTGGCGGGTAAAGGCATTAGGGAGCTTATAAAGATTGAAAAAGAGGTTTTGAAAACGGAAGAATTAATATAGTGTTGTGCAGCCAATTTTAGGATAGTAGTATAGGGTGTTGCCTGATTTTTTGCTTTAGTCAACTTTTTTGAATAAATCTAAGGCTCATTTTGGACGATTTCCACAATCCTATCTAATAGCATTATCTTGCGTCGTGGAAATCGAAATTCCAAAATTTCGCCAAGATTTATTTACAA includes:
- the smpB gene encoding SsrA-binding protein SmpB, with the protein product MGDDKKKIVCRNRKAKYNYFLLEAVEAGIVLKGTEVKSLRQGKGSLEDGFARLEKDEVYLYNCHISPYEYGNRYNEDPKRVRKLLLHRAEIERLRGKTEQRGLTLIPVMLYFKNGKIKVELALARGKKNFDKRDDIKKREADREMERARHIRFK
- a CDS encoding N-acetylmuramoyl-L-alanine amidase, producing MKYRIFVFFFFLSSLVFAQGNQYQVIFRDNGRHEEIASQKINGREYFPLDNLQKIFSLGKNLQLASKKIELTYKDKKVSFFIGSKEVRIGSHIKQLSLPAREEKKKYFLPVEVITKVLPELLAKEISYKKDDKAFIVFDKKDEPESKSKDVFTAVRPKTDAAGKNGNKTKSFVLPSNKPAIYTVVLDPGHGGIDPGAIGPTGLKEKNVVLDIALKIKKLLTKNLGVHVILTRDKDEFIPLRKRAAIANNAKADLFISLHTNASRRSYANGIEVYFLSAAMDDESRAVAAFENEAVKYERKNKKASDVEFVLWDIVQTEHIQTSRILAGILGEQMKKNLSLRNRGVKSAPFLVLEGANSPSILVEMGFITNKQEENNLKKESIRAGYAQQIFNGILAFKTKYEGVGGKK
- a CDS encoding GerMN domain-containing protein, yielding MPKKGGGSKIVFFGIIIILLAGAGFYYIKYFSKRPKKAVRPIYSETAPKIKDSDEKMKISLYFSSPDDEHLIVESREIYRTVSKIDQIKQAVIALVEGPDKDLDPVIPEGTVLKEVFLDKNGTAYVDFSAEFVKNHPGGSSGEIMTVYGIVNTLCANFPEVKSVQILVEGKEIETISGHLDTRYPFSMKNI
- the murI gene encoding glutamate racemase, which codes for MIQPIGILDSGAGGLTIAKEIVNLLPFEDIIYFGDNLYCPYGDKTIEEIRNLSARLVKYFIGQNCKLVVVACNTATVAGIDYLRSKFDIPLVGVVPVVKTAANLTKTNTFGVIATKFTIESNYQKELIRKFAPDKRVINQPCPGIVELIEKNNIKKNEIEIEGLLRKYLTPLLKEKIDVLALGCTHYALVRNLIQKITGPGIHILDSGEAVACQVKRVLTNNNQLNGLREPAYKFYCSSSSENFGKMVKTIFKSDKIVIEKINP
- the rph gene encoding ribonuclease PH, with product MSKILRPDGRKYNEIRKVKVTRNFIKFAEGSVLFEMGETKVVCTASIENKVPPFLRDSGQGWISAEYNMIPRSSEIRIPREGLSIKPRGRTQEIQRIIGRSLRSVVNLENLGERTIWLDCDVIQADGGTRVASITGSFIALYDAIRHVKKEGKMKDRILRDFIAGVSVGKEKDQKLLDLCFKEDSAVDLDLNVVMTAGGRYVEIQGTGEKRPFEKQELEELLELAGKGIRELIKIEKEVLKTEELI